One genomic segment of Arthrobacter sp. JZ12 includes these proteins:
- a CDS encoding carbohydrate kinase family protein — protein sequence MATPNRFDPLASVRTGTDPEFDLLITGSVFFDIIFTGLDVLPTPGTETWAEGMGSCPGGVANQAIAASRLGLRTTLAAAFGDDGYGAFNRSILQGQELVDLSRSRTFEQWHSPVTVSLSVDRDRSMVTHGHPSPLSASELLAEAPRCRAALAEVGPVAEPWVQEASANGTRLFGDVGWDPSGSWSKEALDSLQHFHAFLPNDAEAMAYTRTSDPWAALYALADRVPVAVVTVGQQGAIAVDSLTGEEEWVPALPVNAYDPTGAGDCFGAAFVTGDLAGWPLADRLAFANLCASLSVQEVGGSLAAPGWGDIADWWRRMSAGRDGVRKQWLRRYAFLEDIVADIPPGAVRRATATIATQSDA from the coding sequence ATGGCCACCCCGAACCGCTTTGACCCGCTTGCCTCTGTACGGACCGGCACGGATCCGGAGTTCGACCTGCTGATCACCGGTTCGGTGTTCTTCGACATTATCTTCACCGGCCTGGACGTGCTGCCCACACCCGGTACCGAAACCTGGGCGGAGGGGATGGGATCCTGTCCCGGCGGCGTGGCCAACCAGGCGATCGCAGCGAGCCGGCTCGGGCTGCGAACCACCCTCGCCGCGGCGTTCGGCGACGACGGCTATGGGGCTTTCAACCGCAGCATCCTGCAGGGCCAGGAACTGGTGGACCTGTCGCGGTCACGGACTTTCGAGCAGTGGCATTCCCCGGTGACCGTGTCCCTGTCGGTCGACCGGGACCGGTCGATGGTGACCCACGGGCATCCGTCGCCGCTGTCGGCGTCGGAACTGCTCGCGGAGGCGCCCCGCTGCCGCGCGGCCCTCGCGGAGGTCGGCCCGGTCGCCGAACCATGGGTGCAGGAAGCCTCCGCCAACGGAACGCGCCTGTTCGGGGACGTGGGCTGGGACCCGAGCGGGTCCTGGTCCAAGGAAGCCCTCGACTCCCTCCAGCACTTCCACGCGTTCCTGCCCAACGACGCCGAAGCAATGGCCTACACCCGCACCAGCGACCCCTGGGCTGCGCTGTACGCACTCGCCGACCGGGTGCCGGTAGCAGTGGTGACCGTGGGGCAGCAGGGGGCAATCGCCGTCGACTCGCTAACCGGGGAGGAGGAGTGGGTCCCCGCGCTTCCCGTCAACGCCTACGACCCCACCGGAGCAGGAGACTGCTTCGGCGCGGCCTTCGTCACGGGGGACCTGGCCGGCTGGCCGTTGGCCGACCGTCTTGCCTTCGCGAACCTCTGCGCATCCCTGTCCGTCCAGGAGGTCGGCGGTTCCCTCGCCGCACCGGGCTGGGGCGACATCGCGGACTGGTGGAGGCGCATGAGCGCCGGGCGCGACGGCGTCCGCAAGCAGTGGCTGCGGCGCTACGCCTTTCTGGAGGACATCGTTGCGGACATCCCTCCCGGCGCAGTGCGGCGCGCGACGGCGACAATCGCCACCCAGTCGGACGCCTGA
- a CDS encoding 6-phospho-beta-glucosidase, giving the protein MKLTVVGGGGFRVPLVYRALAAGAFAGLIDSVCLYDVDSSRAAAIARVVEGMPLPVGARRPALEVSVSLQDALAGAAVVFVAIRPGGAAGRVLDERVALAEGVLGQETVGAGGLSYALRSVPEMLQVAQAISRICPDAWVINFTNPAGIITEALQPLLGNRVIGICDSASGLVRRAAEAAGVPLPLGSLTGVDYVGLNHLGWLRRLEHDGADLLPALLADPGRLGSFEEGRVFGAQFLPVLGAVPNEYLFYYYFHAEALRSVAAAPQTRGESLVRQQEGLYPELLSAPNPFDVWEEARRARESGYLAEARSPEESRDEADLAGGGYELIALTVMRALLLDEPAELIVNVRNSGAVTGLPSDAVVEVPCRVDGQGAIPLPVSAPDPHQLGLMSQVKGVEQDVIAAVVHGDRSLALRAFALHPLINSAHTATRLLAGYERAFPALSELWR; this is encoded by the coding sequence ATGAAGTTGACCGTCGTCGGCGGCGGAGGTTTCCGTGTGCCCCTTGTGTATCGGGCGCTCGCTGCAGGAGCGTTCGCCGGTCTGATCGATTCCGTCTGCCTGTACGACGTCGATTCCTCCCGAGCGGCTGCTATCGCGCGCGTCGTGGAGGGCATGCCGCTGCCGGTTGGGGCGCGGCGTCCGGCGCTTGAAGTGTCGGTTTCGCTGCAGGATGCCCTGGCGGGGGCCGCCGTCGTATTCGTCGCTATTCGGCCGGGTGGTGCCGCGGGCCGGGTGCTGGATGAGCGGGTGGCTCTGGCCGAGGGCGTGCTGGGCCAGGAGACGGTCGGTGCCGGCGGGCTGTCCTATGCGTTGCGCTCAGTGCCTGAGATGCTGCAGGTGGCTCAGGCGATCTCGCGAATCTGCCCGGACGCGTGGGTCATCAACTTCACCAATCCTGCCGGGATCATCACCGAGGCCCTCCAGCCGTTGCTGGGGAATCGAGTAATCGGTATCTGCGATTCGGCGTCCGGTCTGGTGCGCAGGGCTGCGGAAGCTGCAGGGGTGCCGCTCCCCCTCGGCTCGCTGACCGGCGTCGATTATGTGGGGCTGAACCATCTGGGCTGGCTTCGGCGGCTGGAGCACGACGGCGCCGACCTCCTGCCCGCGTTGCTGGCGGACCCGGGACGGCTGGGCTCGTTCGAGGAAGGCAGGGTATTCGGGGCGCAGTTCCTGCCGGTGCTCGGAGCCGTGCCGAACGAGTACCTCTTCTACTACTACTTCCACGCTGAGGCCCTGAGGTCCGTTGCGGCCGCACCTCAAACCCGGGGCGAGTCGCTGGTGCGCCAACAGGAGGGTCTGTATCCGGAGCTTCTCTCGGCACCGAACCCGTTCGACGTCTGGGAGGAGGCCCGCCGCGCCCGTGAATCCGGCTACCTCGCCGAAGCCCGCTCCCCCGAGGAGTCCCGGGATGAGGCCGACCTCGCCGGAGGAGGCTACGAGCTTATCGCGCTGACGGTCATGCGCGCGCTCCTGCTGGATGAGCCTGCGGAGCTTATTGTGAATGTCCGCAACTCGGGTGCGGTGACAGGGCTGCCTTCGGACGCCGTGGTTGAGGTGCCCTGCCGTGTGGACGGCCAGGGCGCGATCCCCCTGCCGGTTTCGGCGCCGGACCCGCACCAGCTCGGCCTGATGTCGCAGGTGAAGGGCGTCGAGCAGGACGTGATCGCCGCCGTCGTGCACGGAGATCGCTCGCTCGCGCTGCGGGCGTTCGCCCTGCACCCGCTCATCAACTCGGCACATACGGCGACGCGGCTGCTCGCCGGCTACGAGCGGGCGTTCCCGGCGCTGTCGGAGCTCTGGCGCTGA
- the mgrA gene encoding L-glyceraldehyde 3-phosphate reductase codes for MTYEAAGNRYDTMPYRRVGRSGLHLPAVSLGLWHNFGDDKPFEVQRAILRRAFDLGVTHFDLANNYGPPYGSSETNFGRHLKDDFKPYRDELIISSKAGYDMWPGPYGNWGSRKYLLASLDQSLSRMGLDYVDIFYSHRPDPETPLEETMGALDTAVRSGRALYAGISSYSPEKTAEAAAILRDLGTPLLIHQPSYSMLNRWVENGQPNLPEVLEQEGAGSIAFSPLAQGLLTSRYLGGVPEGSRAASNKSLSEDHLSDDNLHRVRGLNDIAESRGQTLAQMAIAWVLRPQSKGAAITSALIGASSVRQLEDSVGAINNLEFSEEELRAIDEFAVESDINLWARALDA; via the coding sequence ATGACCTATGAAGCCGCGGGAAACCGCTATGACACTATGCCCTACCGTCGAGTTGGGCGGAGCGGGCTGCACCTGCCGGCCGTTTCGCTGGGGCTGTGGCACAACTTTGGAGACGACAAGCCGTTCGAGGTGCAGCGGGCGATCCTGCGCCGGGCCTTCGACCTGGGCGTGACGCACTTTGACCTTGCCAACAACTACGGACCTCCCTATGGCTCGTCGGAGACCAACTTTGGTAGGCACCTCAAGGACGACTTCAAGCCTTACCGCGACGAGCTGATCATCTCGAGCAAGGCCGGCTATGACATGTGGCCGGGACCATACGGCAACTGGGGGTCGCGCAAGTACCTGCTTGCCAGCCTGGACCAGTCGCTGTCCCGCATGGGCCTGGACTACGTGGACATCTTCTACAGCCACCGTCCGGATCCGGAGACACCGCTCGAGGAAACCATGGGTGCACTGGACACGGCAGTTCGGTCCGGGCGCGCGCTCTACGCCGGAATCTCGTCCTACTCGCCGGAGAAGACCGCCGAGGCCGCGGCGATCCTGCGCGATCTGGGCACTCCGCTGCTCATCCACCAGCCGTCCTACTCGATGTTGAACCGCTGGGTGGAAAACGGGCAGCCCAACCTGCCGGAGGTCCTCGAGCAGGAGGGCGCCGGATCGATCGCGTTCTCGCCGCTCGCGCAGGGCCTGCTCACGTCCCGGTACCTGGGCGGTGTTCCGGAAGGGTCCCGGGCGGCGTCGAACAAGTCCCTGTCCGAGGACCACCTCTCGGATGACAACCTCCACCGGGTCCGCGGCCTCAACGACATCGCCGAGTCCCGCGGGCAGACGCTGGCTCAGATGGCGATCGCCTGGGTACTCCGTCCGCAGAGCAAGGGTGCCGCCATCACCTCGGCGCTGATCGGTGCCTCCAGCGTCAGGCAGCTCGAGGACAGCGTCGGAGCGATCAACAATCTCGAGTTCAGTGAGGAAGAGCTGCGCGCGATCGACGAGTTCGCCGTCGAATCCGACATCAACCTCTGGGCGAGGGCGCTCGACGCCTAA
- a CDS encoding FAD-dependent monooxygenase: MSAAERELSTDVLVVGAGPTGLMLAAWLTKLGVDVVLVDRKDGPTRESRALGVHSRSMEIYDQLGVVDQVLAEGWPLAKLRPGFENRAFDVVPLGRIGSSLTPYPGIHVLEQSRNERILLGRLEELGGSVEWKHALTRLSATDDGVEVECDGPAGLLRVRARYLVGADGGSSMVRKLSGIPFEGLTSEHTFYVVDVLGANGVAEDSVNIRFGAEEFLLGFPMGPDGHHRLIGVLPTASDEDVPESRAREHLQGIFGVSYRETLWFSTYRIHHRVAARFRQGPVFLAGDAGHVHSPVGAQGMNTGLQDAHNVAFKLADVLQGRASDGLLDRYEAERRPVALRLVNTTDRVFALVTSGTRRAKAVRRVVPPLLVPLAARRLPRLPVASRLVGYLGQLRIHYWMDDDARDHTLRSRRRGRVIGRRLPWTGSNFEALRAAQWQVHTYGEVDAEVIDAVGRGLKVAVHSFPAAGKQGLEEGMCYLVRPDGFVAAAAPVHTAVSMLRKALPDRWFDGDQDQN, encoded by the coding sequence ATGAGCGCGGCCGAGCGTGAGCTGTCCACGGATGTGCTCGTTGTTGGAGCGGGTCCCACAGGGCTCATGCTCGCCGCGTGGTTGACCAAGCTCGGAGTCGACGTCGTGCTGGTGGACCGGAAGGACGGCCCCACCCGGGAATCCCGGGCGTTGGGCGTCCACTCCCGCAGCATGGAAATCTACGACCAACTTGGCGTGGTTGACCAGGTGTTGGCTGAGGGCTGGCCGCTCGCCAAGCTCCGGCCCGGGTTCGAAAACAGGGCGTTCGATGTTGTGCCGCTTGGCCGGATCGGTTCATCCCTCACCCCGTACCCGGGGATCCACGTTCTCGAACAAAGCAGAAATGAACGGATCCTCCTTGGTCGTCTCGAGGAATTGGGCGGATCGGTGGAGTGGAAGCATGCGCTTACCCGGCTCTCCGCCACCGACGACGGCGTGGAGGTTGAGTGCGACGGCCCGGCGGGGCTGTTGCGGGTCCGGGCGCGGTATCTGGTGGGTGCCGACGGCGGATCCTCCATGGTCCGGAAGCTCAGCGGCATCCCGTTCGAGGGCCTCACCAGCGAGCACACCTTCTACGTGGTGGATGTGCTCGGGGCGAACGGTGTAGCCGAGGACAGCGTCAACATCCGGTTCGGCGCCGAGGAATTCCTGCTGGGTTTCCCCATGGGGCCGGACGGCCACCACCGACTGATCGGAGTGCTTCCCACAGCCTCTGACGAAGACGTGCCGGAATCGCGTGCCCGCGAGCATCTCCAGGGAATCTTCGGTGTTTCCTATCGGGAGACACTGTGGTTCTCCACCTACCGGATCCACCACCGGGTGGCGGCCCGCTTCCGGCAGGGGCCGGTGTTCCTCGCGGGGGATGCCGGCCACGTGCATTCCCCGGTGGGTGCGCAGGGGATGAACACCGGCCTGCAGGACGCCCACAACGTCGCCTTCAAGCTTGCGGATGTGCTGCAGGGCCGCGCATCGGACGGGCTGTTGGACCGCTACGAGGCCGAACGCCGACCGGTGGCCCTGCGGCTGGTCAACACCACCGACAGGGTCTTTGCGCTGGTAACGTCCGGCACCCGGCGGGCGAAAGCTGTCCGGCGGGTGGTGCCGCCCCTGCTTGTTCCGCTGGCAGCCCGGCGGTTGCCTCGTCTTCCGGTCGCCTCGCGGCTGGTCGGCTACCTGGGCCAGCTCCGCATCCACTACTGGATGGACGACGACGCCCGCGACCACACCCTGCGCTCACGACGCCGCGGGCGGGTCATCGGCAGGCGGCTGCCATGGACGGGCAGCAACTTCGAAGCTCTCCGGGCTGCGCAGTGGCAGGTCCACACCTACGGCGAGGTCGACGCAGAGGTGATTGACGCCGTCGGACGCGGTCTGAAAGTGGCCGTGCATTCCTTCCCAGCCGCGGGAAAGCAGGGGCTGGAGGAGGGGATGTGCTACCTGGTCCGGCCGGACGGGTTCGTGGCCGCAGCGGCGCCGGTGCATACAGCGGTCTCGATGCTGCGGAAGGCATTGCCGGACCGCTGGTTCGATGGGGACCAGGACCAGAATTAG
- the treZ gene encoding malto-oligosyltrehalose trehalohydrolase, translating into MNTQSDTRSRFDVWAPKAQSVTLVANGEHYPMVSREGSWWEAPNAPAGGVIDYGYLLNGADTPVPDPRSRRQPDGVHKLSRTFDAGAYSWGDGDWKSPGLDGSVIYEMHIGTFTPEGTLHAAIGKLDYLVELGVQYIELLPVNAFNGTHNWGYDGVLWYAIQETYGGPEAYQRFVDAAHQRGLGVIQDVVYNHLGPSGNYLTQFAPYLTEGKSNTWGDSLNLDGPLSDEVRRYVVDNLLMWFRDYHVDGLRLDAVHALHDERAVHILEEFAVETDRCSRELGKPLFLIAESDLNNPRLIAPRSAGGYGLAGQWSDDFHHAAHVNLTGETAGYYADFNSIGALAKVYREGFFHNGTWSSFRERSHGRPIDPAKHSTHELVVCTQNHDQIGNRASGDRISATLKPAQLAQAAVLNIAGPFTPMLFMGEEYGAKTPWPFFTSHPEPELGKATAEGRLREFEKMGWDPDAVPNPQDPETFESAKLDWTEKDNPDQARLLDIYRQLIRLRRTNKDLRNPDFTSISVDFDEDERWLVLGRGRTSVVLNFADREQEIPAKAKEVLLSTEPGESIGNKTVVVPAHGAVIVKG; encoded by the coding sequence GTGAACACACAGTCTGACACCCGCTCGAGGTTCGATGTCTGGGCACCCAAGGCACAATCCGTGACCCTGGTCGCCAACGGCGAGCACTACCCCATGGTCTCCCGGGAGGGGAGCTGGTGGGAGGCACCCAACGCGCCCGCCGGGGGAGTGATCGATTACGGCTACCTGCTCAACGGCGCCGACACTCCTGTCCCGGATCCGCGCTCCCGCCGCCAGCCCGACGGCGTGCACAAGCTTTCCCGCACGTTCGACGCCGGCGCCTACTCCTGGGGCGACGGCGACTGGAAGTCGCCCGGGCTGGACGGAAGCGTCATCTATGAGATGCACATCGGGACCTTCACCCCTGAAGGAACCCTGCACGCCGCGATCGGGAAGCTGGACTACCTTGTCGAGCTGGGCGTCCAGTACATCGAACTCCTCCCCGTCAACGCGTTCAACGGCACCCATAACTGGGGCTACGACGGCGTGCTCTGGTACGCGATCCAGGAAACCTACGGTGGACCTGAGGCGTACCAGCGGTTTGTCGACGCCGCGCACCAGCGAGGGCTGGGAGTCATCCAGGACGTGGTCTACAACCACCTCGGCCCGAGTGGGAACTACCTGACGCAGTTCGCGCCTTACCTCACCGAAGGCAAGTCCAACACCTGGGGCGACTCCCTGAACCTGGACGGACCGCTCTCGGACGAGGTGCGCCGCTACGTCGTCGACAATCTGCTGATGTGGTTCCGTGACTACCACGTGGATGGGCTGCGGCTCGACGCCGTGCACGCCCTGCACGACGAGCGGGCTGTCCATATCCTCGAAGAGTTTGCCGTCGAGACCGACCGGTGCTCCCGTGAGCTGGGCAAGCCGCTGTTCCTGATTGCGGAATCGGACCTGAACAACCCGCGGCTGATCGCACCACGCAGCGCCGGCGGCTATGGCCTGGCGGGGCAGTGGAGCGACGACTTCCACCACGCGGCGCACGTTAACCTCACCGGCGAGACGGCTGGCTACTACGCCGACTTCAACTCGATCGGCGCGCTCGCCAAGGTGTACCGGGAAGGTTTCTTCCACAACGGCACCTGGTCTTCCTTCCGGGAGCGGTCGCACGGCCGGCCCATAGACCCCGCGAAGCACAGCACGCACGAGCTGGTGGTATGCACTCAGAACCACGACCAGATCGGCAACCGCGCCTCGGGTGACCGGATCAGCGCGACCCTCAAGCCTGCGCAGCTTGCACAGGCCGCCGTGCTGAACATTGCCGGTCCGTTCACGCCGATGCTGTTCATGGGCGAGGAATACGGTGCCAAGACACCGTGGCCGTTCTTCACCTCGCACCCCGAGCCCGAACTCGGCAAGGCAACGGCGGAGGGACGCCTCCGTGAGTTCGAGAAGATGGGCTGGGACCCGGACGCTGTGCCCAACCCGCAGGACCCCGAAACCTTCGAGTCCGCCAAGCTCGACTGGACGGAGAAGGACAACCCGGACCAAGCGCGGCTTCTGGACATTTACCGGCAGCTGATCCGGCTCCGCCGCACGAACAAGGACCTTCGGAATCCCGACTTTACCTCGATCAGCGTCGATTTCGACGAGGACGAGCGGTGGCTGGTGCTGGGACGCGGGCGCACCTCAGTGGTGTTGAACTTCGCGGACCGTGAGCAGGAGATTCCGGCCAAGGCCAAGGAGGTTCTCCTCAGCACCGAACCTGGCGAATCGATCGGCAACAAGACCGTGGTGGTGCCGGCGCACGGTGCGGTCATCGTGAAAGGCTGA
- the treY gene encoding malto-oligosyltrehalose synthase, with protein sequence MQAPKSTYRLQIRSSFDLSAAAELVPYLVELGVDWVYLSPVLTAEQGSDHGYDVTDPTSIDPERGGPEAFDTLCRTAHEAGLGVLVDIVPNHVGIATPAQNAWWWDLLAKGRESRYAEAFDVDWDAGGGRIRVPVLGDGDAELEQLKVVDGELHYYENRYPIAEGTAQPGDTGADVHARQHYELVNWRRADSELNYRRFFGVNTLAGVRVEVPWVFDEAHSEVRRWFSESLVDGLRIDHPDGLADPAGYLERLRELSGGAYTLVEKILEPGEALPDGWACEGTTGYDGLALVDRLFTDPAGQPILDAALPTEEFHHMIHGTKRAIADGILRSEVLRLARLVPSSAGLDKDQSADALAELLTCFPVYRSYLPDGEEHLAEAVLSAKVRRPDLAPVIDALHPLLNPYLNDNPEEAAELSELPELAVRFQQTSGMVMAKGVEDTAFYRFNRLTSLNEVGADPSEFSLDPFELHRALLNRQESTPLTMNALSTHDTKRGEDTRARISVLSEIAADWVEDLERLNKLAPIGDPAFASLMWQALIGAWPLSRERAHAYVEKASREADASTHWTAPNAEFEEKMHDAVDAAFDNPEVKAVITGLVDRTTAAGWSNSLGAKLIQLTMPGIPDVYQGSELWETSLVDPDNRRPVDFAIRRQGLVDLAFGALPQVDDGAMAKLLVVSSALRLRRDRPELFTGYRSVLTSGAAADHVFAFDRGGAVTAVTRLPLGLERAGGWKDTAVVLPEGRYSCAITGTGFEGGPVPANRLFETYPVALLVKEEAQ encoded by the coding sequence GTGCAGGCACCCAAATCAACCTACCGACTACAGATTCGATCCAGCTTCGACCTGTCGGCGGCAGCAGAGCTTGTGCCGTACCTCGTGGAGCTGGGGGTGGACTGGGTCTACCTGTCACCGGTCCTCACAGCCGAGCAGGGATCAGACCACGGATACGACGTCACTGATCCCACGTCCATCGATCCCGAGCGCGGCGGTCCTGAGGCCTTCGACACCCTTTGCCGTACCGCTCACGAAGCCGGACTCGGAGTCCTGGTGGACATCGTTCCCAACCACGTAGGAATTGCCACCCCGGCACAGAACGCCTGGTGGTGGGACCTGCTGGCCAAAGGCCGGGAGTCCCGCTATGCGGAGGCGTTTGACGTTGACTGGGACGCCGGCGGAGGACGGATCCGGGTCCCGGTCCTGGGTGACGGCGACGCGGAACTGGAACAGCTCAAGGTGGTTGACGGCGAGCTGCACTACTACGAGAACCGCTATCCCATCGCGGAGGGAACGGCACAGCCGGGAGATACGGGAGCAGACGTGCATGCCCGCCAGCACTACGAGCTGGTGAACTGGCGCCGGGCGGACAGCGAGCTGAACTACCGGCGCTTCTTCGGAGTCAACACGCTCGCCGGCGTCCGCGTTGAGGTTCCCTGGGTCTTCGACGAAGCGCACTCGGAGGTACGGCGCTGGTTCTCCGAATCACTCGTGGACGGGCTGCGCATCGATCACCCGGACGGCCTCGCCGATCCCGCCGGCTACCTCGAGCGGCTGCGGGAACTCAGCGGCGGTGCGTACACGCTGGTCGAAAAGATCCTCGAGCCCGGCGAAGCGCTTCCGGACGGATGGGCCTGCGAAGGAACCACGGGCTACGACGGACTGGCCCTCGTCGACAGGCTGTTCACTGACCCGGCCGGACAGCCCATCCTGGATGCGGCCCTGCCCACCGAAGAGTTCCACCACATGATTCACGGAACCAAGCGGGCGATCGCGGACGGGATCCTGCGTTCGGAGGTGCTGCGGCTGGCACGGCTGGTTCCCTCCTCTGCAGGGCTGGACAAGGACCAGAGCGCCGATGCACTCGCGGAACTGCTCACCTGCTTCCCGGTCTACCGGAGCTACCTCCCCGACGGCGAGGAGCACCTTGCCGAGGCAGTGCTGAGCGCAAAGGTCCGCAGGCCGGACCTCGCCCCGGTGATCGACGCTCTCCACCCGCTGTTGAATCCCTACCTGAACGACAATCCGGAGGAAGCAGCGGAACTGTCGGAGTTGCCTGAGCTGGCCGTACGGTTCCAGCAAACCTCGGGCATGGTGATGGCCAAGGGCGTGGAGGACACCGCGTTCTACCGGTTCAACCGGCTCACCTCGCTCAACGAGGTCGGTGCCGACCCATCCGAGTTCTCCCTCGATCCCTTCGAGCTGCACCGCGCGCTGCTTAACCGCCAGGAGTCCACGCCGCTGACCATGAACGCGCTGAGCACCCACGACACCAAGCGCGGTGAGGACACACGCGCGCGAATCTCGGTACTGTCCGAGATCGCGGCGGACTGGGTGGAGGATCTGGAGCGGCTGAACAAGCTGGCGCCGATCGGTGATCCGGCGTTCGCCTCACTGATGTGGCAGGCTCTGATCGGAGCCTGGCCGCTCAGCCGGGAACGCGCCCACGCCTATGTCGAAAAGGCTTCCCGCGAGGCCGATGCCAGCACCCACTGGACGGCCCCGAACGCCGAGTTCGAAGAGAAGATGCACGACGCCGTCGATGCCGCCTTCGACAACCCCGAAGTGAAGGCTGTTATCACCGGACTGGTGGACAGGACCACCGCCGCCGGCTGGTCCAACTCGCTCGGCGCAAAGCTCATCCAGCTCACGATGCCCGGCATCCCTGACGTGTATCAGGGATCGGAACTGTGGGAGACCTCGCTCGTGGACCCCGACAACCGTCGCCCGGTTGACTTCGCGATCCGCAGGCAGGGCCTGGTTGACCTGGCCTTCGGTGCGCTCCCGCAAGTCGACGACGGTGCCATGGCCAAGCTCCTTGTGGTCTCAAGTGCGCTGCGCCTGCGCAGGGACCGCCCCGAGCTCTTCACCGGGTACCGCTCGGTCCTGACCTCAGGAGCCGCGGCGGACCACGTGTTCGCGTTCGACCGCGGGGGCGCCGTCACCGCCGTCACACGGTTGCCGCTGGGACTGGAGCGTGCGGGCGGCTGGAAGGACACCGCCGTCGTACTTCCCGAAGGCCGCTACAGCTGCGCGATTACCGGCACCGGCTTTGAGGGCGGGCCCGTGCCCGCCAACCGACTGTTCGAAACCTACCCCGTAGCCCTGCTCGTGAAGGAGGAAGCACAGTGA